GGGGCGTTACGAAGCAAGGTATCCGGCTACCGAGTGGCTTGGCGGGGCGCAACAGCATGGCACGCGGCGCGTGCCATGCTGCTTCTTTGGCGATAGTCTGCCTACTTCTTGGCGCGTCGGCGCATAACCGCCACGAGGCCAAGTCCGAGAGCGGCGATCGATGCCGGCTCGGGTACGACATCGAAGGTGGCTTTGAACTGGGTGCTTAGGCCGTCGAAGATCGACAGGCCGCCGATGCCGTAGCCCCAATAGCCGTCGCCGGTTGGGTTCCCCAGAGTGTTGCCCATCCAGTGAACGCTCGACGGACCCACGCCATCCACAACCACCCCGTAGTGGCCACCCATAGTCATGGCAACGTTGATACCGCTCAGCACCACGTCTCCCGTAGTCGTTGGCCACGCCACGACAGTGCTATACAACGCAGCTCCGGTCGGGCCCAAGCCTGCAGTCCAGTTGTACACTTCGACGGTGAGGGAACCGCTGCCGCCTTCGATGGCAAACTGGTAGTCGGTCATCACCGAACCAGCCGCGTCAAAAGACTGGCCAACGGTCGTCCAACCAGATGTAATGCCTCCGTCCCAATACGGGTAGGTGTCGATTACAGTTGCTAGTGCTGAGGTGACGGCAAACACAAGGCTTACCAATACTAATGAGACTCTTTTCATCCCTTTTCTCCATTTCAAGCAGGCTAAAAAGCCCTGTGTCAGAGAACTCTCCGACTTTGTAGAGTGTAAGCCACGATTTGACACAGCATGTACGTCACACGATAATTCTGGCAAAAGTACCGGCGACTCTGGTCTGGTTTCCTCGTCCGATGCGACTCGCGGGCCGGGCGGCAGCGCATTCCGGTCTACTCGTCGCTAAGAGGCGTGAATAGCCCATAGGCACTCATCGCGCTTTGTCGGCGGATCGAAGATTGCAGTCGCAAACGGTGCCGTTTCGAAGTCCTTGCGCCAGTCCCACTACTGAATACGCGATGGCTCTCGATAGGCTCCGCAATCCACAGGTGGGAGCACCTACGTTCGTAACTCTGTCTTGCTTCCGCCGGGGGAAGCGTCGTACTAGGAAGCCGCGATCTGTTTAGCGGGGGCCATCTGAAGCCGGGCATCGGCAGGTTGCCTTGCGCTGTTCGCTACAGAAAGGGCGGGCGTTTCGTCGAGACCTAGGGTTGCGTCGTCGAGCCAGGCTTTGCCGTCACCGAACGCAAGCATCCCCACTTGGAGGACCTCCGCGTCTTCAGCCACCGCCACGGAGATTTCGTAGTAAGCCCAGTCCTTTGAAGTGATGGGCGTGGCCGCCATGTTCTCGTAGACTCGGATCTGGCGGTCCGTGCCCTCCACGCGAATCCAGAGCTGGGCTCGGCTTGGCGTTTGCCCGGGCTCCACGCGAACGGCGGCCCGGAACCTCACGGTCTTGCCCCGGAACGGTTTTGCGTCAACGGCTTGTCGGACGTTTGCAAAGAGCTTTCCCGGTCCGCCCTTCAGGTACACGGCGAGGCATTGCGCGCCCTGCTTCGGGCCGTCTGACGAGACCTCGGCAACGAACCCATCGTCCTTGGAGGCCGGCACCAGATGCCAGTCTTGAGGGGCGGCTCCCAATGCGCCAAGCTCAAGGTCGCCGTTCATCAGGCGAGGGTTGAGCGGAATCGTCAGCGGTGGCGCGGTTGCCTTCACGGGTTCAGGAGCGATTTGCACGGTCGCGCAACCGTAGATGCGGGGGTTGCTCGCGCTTTCGGCTCGAACCATATACCGGCCGACCTTTGCGGAAGCCACAAAGACGCCGTCAGGCGAAATCGTCCCGGCGGTCGGGTCTTTCAGCTTCCAAACGACGGTGTGCCCCTCCGATGGCTCAAACCTCGCGGAAAAGGTCTGCTTGGCCCCGGCAGACAGCTTGATTAAGTTCGGGGTAATGATCAGCTTTGTCTGCGGCCGGTCAATCGTCGGCCGTGAAGCGAGGTTGGCGATCGCGAAGCTCGAAGCATAGGCCGTCTTCGCGATCTTGCACATCTTTTCGAAGTCGATGGCGCCGACCTCATCATCCACCTGGTGGTACTGAACGTGGTGCCCGGTGTGAAAGTCGAAAGTGAGGATTCCTTTCTTGAAGTAGCTCTGGTGGTCGCTTCCCCCTGCGACCCTGCCCGAGCCAATCCACTCTTCCTCGTCGTAGTTGAGCCGGAGCTTCAGGAAGCGCTTGTTCACGTCCTCCACCGTTTGCTGGAGCTTTGAGCTCATCTTTGTGAGGCCCCGGGCGTAAACTTCGTCCGGCTCGGTCAGGTTCATGTGGACGGGATCCTTCGAGCCGAACGGCTTGCTCCGCCCGATCATGTCCATGTTGATGTAAGTGATCAGTTTCTTGAGGTCGATCGCCGGGTGGTCCACAAAGTGCTGCGAACCCCAGAGGCCTGGCTCCTCGGCGGTGTGCCAGATGAAGAGCATGGACCGTTTGGGCCGGGCTCCCGTCAGATAGGCATGGGCGATCTCGAGCAGCGCGGCCGACCCGGAGCCGTCGTCGTCCGCGCCATTATAGATTTGGTCTCCGATTCGGGCCGGATTGGTCCCTTCATGATCGATGTGCGCCCCCAGACCGACGAACTCCGCCTTCAGCTTCGCGTCCTTGCCTGGACAGATGGCGACGACGTTGTTGATGGTGGCGAACTCCTCCTTCTCCACGACGTTGAAGGAGAGCCGCTTCTCCGGCGAAAGTTCGAAGCTCGACACGTTTGCAGTGAGCGCCTTGGTAACTTGTTCGGCGCTGACGCGTTCGCCTGCGAAGAGCTCCTCGATCAACCTCGGCCCGGCGACCATGAGCGGAACTCCGATCTTGGGCGCCGGCTTGGCGGATTCGGGAGAGTAGAAGTGGGTCGGGAGGTTCTGGCTCCGGGCTGTAGCCCAAAAATCGGTCCTGCGGATCATCAGGATTCCGGCCGCCCCAAAGCGCTCGGCTGCCTGCTTCGGCGTCAGGTCGCTTGAACCGGGATCGGAGTTCAAGTCGCCCGAATTCATGCCCAATGGATAGCCGTCGGTGACGACCATGATTTTGCCCTTGACAGTGACGTTCGCATAGGGATCGATGCCCTTTCGGCCCAGGCGGTACCCGTGCCCGACGAACACGGCATTCCCATATGCTGAGCCATTGTTGGCGCCATCGGTAAAGCCCTCTCCGGCTTGCAAACGTTTGGTTCCAAGGTAAAGCGAGCTGGCACCCGAGTCCAGCACGGTTCGAACCAGCCTGAACTTCTGGAAGAACGTCCCGTTGTCTCCTGCAGGTTTGGCGCCCCAGAGCTTGAGCTGGGTGGCCACGTAAAGGCACGCCGTTTCGAGCCCGCGTGAAGGCGTGCCTCTTCCTTCCATTTCGTCGCTGGCAATGAACTCCAAGTGCGCCTTGAGGCGTTCAGGCGTGATGGCGTTTGAGTTCTCGAATCTGGCCTGCCCAAAGGTCAAGGTGACGCCAACGGCCAATACGAAGATCGCCCAAGTGCAACGCTGCATGGCGGTGGAGCCTACCCTCTGTTGGTTTGCGTACAAGGCTGCAATCAACGGAAACAAGCTCGCTTTGCTGGTTGCCTACCCGGGCCTTCTGGACTGCGTTGACAAGTCACCGCACTCCAAAGCGCTCAAGCCCGCGCACTCCCACACCAAGACCTCAAACCTCGCTTTCCAAACCCTCTTCCGAATTTGGGCTTGTCCCAAGTTCCCAATTTGGGGTGATCGCGGCGACAGGTCGCCTGCTCGACAGCGGCAAAAAGTCACCGCCGTCCAGATCATCCGCTTTCAGCAACCTGGAAGCGGATGATCGCTTTCACTATTGGCAGGCTTCTGCCTATCGCTTTCGGCGAATGAGCGCCAGACCGCCAAGGCCAAGAACCATCAGGCTCGCAGGCTCGGGCACGGCCGTATTCGAGAACGAGAAGGTGTGGTCGTCATAGTCCTGGTCGCCACCACCATAGAGGTCTTCGAAGCCAACCCACGTTTCGCCGGTGTTATTCCAGTTCATGACGATGTTGGCATGCGCCAAGCCGTCCGCGTTTCGGTAGCCACCACCGGTCTTCCAGTCATCTCCAGTATTCACCACGCGCAGTCGGAAGATCAACTCATCGCCAGCATTGAAGATGCCAAGATCGAAGGTCGTTCCGACCGAGGTCGAGTGGTTCGGGAAGATCGGCCCCACACCGGCCTGATCGAGATATAGCTCGCTGTCATATCCAGCAGAGCTTCCTTGAAACGTCGCGATGACGTGTCCGGTATTGACAACATAGACGCCCTGGCCGATCTGGCCGTAGGCAGCTCCCACTACTCCGAGCGCCAGCGAAAGCGCTAAGGCCCTATTGGCCCTCAATCCAATCTTCATTCTTAGCTCCTTTGCCCTATATGGCAATCATCGCGCGCATTGCGCGAATACGAGTGTATTGTCGCGAGCAATACATTTGTGACAGTCCAGGGCTGTGTGACGGATAGGCCTAGTACGATCACCAGGTCGGTTCTTTCGACAATGCCCAACGAAAACGGGCCTATCGACCGGAGTCCGGCTGTACCCGGGGGGTATGGCTAGCCGTCGGCCGCCCCCGCTCTCTTCGCCTGCTGCCTTCTGAACCGAGCTCGCCGCACCAGCGGGACCGAGAACATATACATGCCGGAAGAGCCCAAGGTGAAAAGGCCTAGCGCAACAAGCGGCAGGCCCCAGTCGTGAGTCGGGTCTCCAAAGAGGCTCAGGTCGTGGATGCTCTCGATCAGGTTGTCGTTGCGCCTGCCCACCGAGAGCACCTTGCCGGTTCGGGCGTCCACCTGGACCTCGTGGTATCCCTCCTTGCTCATAACCTTGAACAGGTTCTTGGACACGTGCAGCTCAAACCTGTAGAAGTCCTCGTGGGTCTGGAGCTCCGGGATTCCCACGGCAAAGACCGCCTCGGCCACCTGGCCGATCGGGATCACCTCGTACATATTCGCCAGACTCTGGCCCTCCTGTGCGGTGGGCTGAATCCAATCAAACCGCTTCTTCAGTGCCAGCAGGAATCCGGTGCAGGCGAGCACGATCAGAAACAGCGAGCAGACGATCCCGATCCATCGATGGGTGGCTCGAAGGAAGTGGAACATGCTCGATTTTAGCCGACAGGCCATCTGGAAGAGGTCAAAGCGAGGCACTGCGACCCTCCAGCCTCATGGTTGAAGGGAACGGAGTGCAGAGATAGGGCTCGTTTGAGACTATCGCTTGCGGCGATTCAGCGCCAGACAGTCCATCAACGAATTCCGGTTCTGCCCCGGAGCCGGAGATCGCGTGGTTCTGAAGCGCCATTTTCGTGGACCGGACCCGTCAAGTGGGTCGCTAGGAACGACAGCCACAAGCATCGGCACCGGCCGATCTTCATCCAGCGCCCGATCATCCGGGCTTCGAATATGAGGGCGGCGGTACGTAAGCGAACCAGTATTCGAGGTCTCACATCTTCAGCCCAAGACTCATGGCTGCGTTGGCGTGGCCAAGGGTGGGCAGAAGCAAGAACGGCAAGACGCAACAAAATGCGCCGCATGGCCGAAGCATGGCATCACTTTCCCCCAATTCGTAGCGTGCGAGATAGATTGAGGGCTGAGAACCTCGAGTCGGGAATTCGAGGCACCCCCGACCCGAACTTGCCGATCGGGCCATTGGGTGTGTTCTCGTATTCAGACCTACATCTTCCCGCTGCTTTCGATCGTGATGAAGAACCCGTTCTTGTTCTTGTGTGAGTAATCGTAGCCGTTGCCCTTGTAGTGGTGGGTGCTATACGCCAACTCGAAGCCGTCGTTCTTATGGGCGCCCCAATAGACCAGGTTCTTGATAACGCTCGGCTTGCCGTTGGAGCCTTTGTTGCCCACCAGCTTCACCTCACCCTTGTCGCCCAGCTTGGCGTAGCCGTTGTTGCCGGTTCGCTTCCAGGTGATCGGGGCCTCGTCCATCTTGATGCTCTCCCACTTGACGGGATAGACCTTTTGGATGAGGAACACGATGGCGTCCTTCTGCTTCTTTGTCGTTCCTTTGTTGAATGTGATGACCGCGCCCTTCATCTGGCCCTTGCTGAAGTCCCCGCCAAGGTCGCCTGAGAGCCAAACGTACGTGTTGTCCAGGTTCACGTCTCCGACGTTGCCCTTGACGATATGGACGGCATTGTTGAACTCGCAGAAGGCCTCTCCCTCCGGGCGAGTCGCGAAATAGCACTGGCAGAAGAGGTTACAGGAACAGGCCTCGATGTAATCGGCCTTGATGTGCCACGTGCCCTTCTTGGCGGGAGCGGCATGCTTGGCGGGTCCCGCCAAAGCGATCAGTGAAATAGCGAAGGTGGCCATGATGAGGCCGGCCCGCGTCGAAACTTGTTTCATCTTGTGTCCTCCTTGGAATGCCTTTTGGCCGATGGACCACCAGGCATCTTTACAAGAAAGTATATAACGACATTCACTGGAAAGCAAGGAAACTTACCGGGTTCCCAACAGAACCGGGTTTTGTGGAGCAGGAGGCTAGTTGGCAGTCGCAGATTCCGGGTCCCTGAGCGTCCCGCCGGATTCCTCGGCTGCCTTGAGAATGGCTGGAAGATAAGCGGGCGGCTGATCTCGGAAAGTGAGCAGAATGATCCGATCTTTATCCGGCATGCTCGCGGCGCGCACCCCGGGGACCTTTGTGAGCGCTGCACGGGTCTTCTCAGCTTGGGCCGCAGACAACTTGTCGTCGACATACTGAAGAGCGAGTCGCGCCTCATAATGGCCGTCTTTGCCCGCAATCACCTTCAAAATCTGCTGCAAGGAGACCTTATCAGGCGCGAACTTCAGTTCGACGCGTTTCTTGCCTGCGTCTGCCAGCACGACCTCTACCGGTTTGAACTTCGCGAGGTTGGAGCGGATCGCCTTTTCACACGAAGTGCAACTCATTGCCCCGACGTGAAACGACGCCGACGAGTTTTCGGACCCAACCCAGACTGGAAGGCTCGAAAGGAGCACGCCAAAGATGACAGCTTTGTGCAGCATGGCAATAGGTTACACCACAAAGGGCAAGACACATCCATCCATGAGCGCGCATCGGAACACACAAACGTCCACCGATTGCTCCCTGGTTCGTGCAGGAGCGGAGCCGTCCACCGCAGCAAGGGTCGATGGGCTCTCTGCGAGACGAGCTATTTATCGAAACCGCCAGATCACGGCTCCAAACTTGTTCAGTCCGTCGGCGGTGAACACCTTCACATGCCCATCGGCGAACACGATCGGCGAGGTTCCGTGGCCCTGCTTGTCGGCGCCATAGCGGCAGAAGATGGGCTTCAGTTCACGAACCGGCAGGTTTGGCGAGTTCGGATAGTTCTTGTCGTTGGGATCGACGACCAGGTCGCGGTCGCTGATCAAGGGCAGCCCCTTCAGGTAGTCGCCGTCGGGCGAATTCATGCCGTTGTAGGGATTGAAGACGTAGCCTCGATGCTTACTCGTGGTGTCTCCCTCGGGGCCGTTCGCGGTTACTGCGAAGAGCCCGGTCCTGGCTGCCTCTTCGGCTTGGGAGAAGTTCACGGCGCTCCGAAATCCCTCCGTGCCTGGGCCCGCACTGCCTGGAGTCGCGGTGCTATAAGGGTCCACTCCCGTGGCGTCGCTGTAGCCGATTCCCTGGTGCCTGCGCGAGAACCAGTCCGTGGCAAAACCGGCGTCTGTGCCTGCCGGGATGAAGATCTCTTTGTTCTTGACGTAAGGATCGAGGATCTGCGTCCAGATCGTGGGCGTCTCGCTCACGACGAACGACCTCATCGTGGCTGGAGGGAAGTAGTCGTCGTAATCCCCTGCGTACATCATCACCGAGGCTGAGAGTTGGCGCATCTGGGCCAGGGAGCGGGTCTTTTTCGCGGCTTCCTTGGCGCGTGAGAACACGGGGAACAGGATCGCGGCGAGGATCGCGATGATGGCGATCACGACCAGAAGCTCAATCAGCGTAAAGGCACCTTTCTTCACTGGGCAACTCCCTATCAATGGCCGAACGGCGATATTCATGATACGTCACACGGTCCGGCAGGGATACCCATAGGGTTTCAGATAGCCCTGAAAGTGGTGATTTGCAGTCCGGCGGCCCCCTCCTTTGTACTTGTGGGGACCGGACGGGACCCTCCCCGGTATACTACGGCGCACTATTCCTAACCTGGAGAACCCGACTTTGCGCTCACGCAGCTATCTATTTCTTTTCATCGTGCTCGGCCTTGCGGGGCTGTCTGGCTGGCTCTACACCACCCAAAAGGCCCGAATGGGCCTGGACGTCACCGGTGGTGTCCAGCTCACCTACCGCATGAAGCTCGAGGAGCTCACCGACGAACAGCGCAAGACCCTGAACATGGATCTGATGGAGAGGATCCTGGCCCAACGCATCCAGGGCGCGCTCGGCGTGGTGGACGGCACCGTTCAGCGGAAGGGTACCGACCAGTGGGTCATCGAACTCCCCGGCTTCACCGACATCAAAGAGGCTGAAAGTCTGCTCGGCAGCACGGCGAAGTTGCAGTATTTTCATGCTAAGACCGTCAGCACGGTTCACGCCCAGCGGCGCTACGAGTCCGACCGCGAGAAGTTCACCTACAACGGCGGCCCAGCGGAACGCTTCGTCATTCGGGCAACGGGGAAAACGATCGAGCCCAGCATGCCCGAGTACAAGGAGATGATCAAGAGCTGGGGCACGCCGATCCTTCAGGGTGCGGAACTGGCCTCAGCGAAAGCTCAGCAGAACGGCATCGGCAAGTACATCCCGCAGCTCAACTTCACCAAGGAAGGCGGCGAGAAGATGCAGCGCTGGTGCTACATCCACCAGAACAAGGGTGAGAACCTCGCGGCGGTGCTCGATGGCGTCGTCCTGAACATCGCCCCCCTCAAGGACGGCGCGGTCATCAAGGAATCCGGCGTCATTGAGGGCGAATTCGACGCGACCTATGTCACGAAGCTGGTTTCGCTCCTAAACGCGGGCGCTCTTCCCGTTTCGCTCGAAAAGCTCCACAGCGCGACCGTGGACCCCACCATCGGCAAGCACGCGCTTGA
This genomic stretch from Armatimonadota bacterium harbors:
- a CDS encoding PEP-CTERM sorting domain-containing protein, which gives rise to MKRVSLVLVSLVFAVTSALATVIDTYPYWDGGITSGWTTVGQSFDAAGSVMTDYQFAIEGGSGSLTVEVYNWTAGLGPTGAALYSTVVAWPTTTGDVVLSGINVAMTMGGHYGVVVDGVGPSSVHWMGNTLGNPTGDGYWGYGIGGLSIFDGLSTQFKATFDVVPEPASIAALGLGLVAVMRRRAKK
- a CDS encoding M28 family peptidase; translated protein: MQRCTWAIFVLAVGVTLTFGQARFENSNAITPERLKAHLEFIASDEMEGRGTPSRGLETACLYVATQLKLWGAKPAGDNGTFFQKFRLVRTVLDSGASSLYLGTKRLQAGEGFTDGANNGSAYGNAVFVGHGYRLGRKGIDPYANVTVKGKIMVVTDGYPLGMNSGDLNSDPGSSDLTPKQAAERFGAAGILMIRRTDFWATARSQNLPTHFYSPESAKPAPKIGVPLMVAGPRLIEELFAGERVSAEQVTKALTANVSSFELSPEKRLSFNVVEKEEFATINNVVAICPGKDAKLKAEFVGLGAHIDHEGTNPARIGDQIYNGADDDGSGSAALLEIAHAYLTGARPKRSMLFIWHTAEEPGLWGSQHFVDHPAIDLKKLITYINMDMIGRSKPFGSKDPVHMNLTEPDEVYARGLTKMSSKLQQTVEDVNKRFLKLRLNYDEEEWIGSGRVAGGSDHQSYFKKGILTFDFHTGHHVQYHQVDDEVGAIDFEKMCKIAKTAYASSFAIANLASRPTIDRPQTKLIITPNLIKLSAGAKQTFSARFEPSEGHTVVWKLKDPTAGTISPDGVFVASAKVGRYMVRAESASNPRIYGCATVQIAPEPVKATAPPLTIPLNPRLMNGDLELGALGAAPQDWHLVPASKDDGFVAEVSSDGPKQGAQCLAVYLKGGPGKLFANVRQAVDAKPFRGKTVRFRAAVRVEPGQTPSRAQLWIRVEGTDRQIRVYENMAATPITSKDWAYYEISVAVAEDAEVLQVGMLAFGDGKAWLDDATLGLDETPALSVANSARQPADARLQMAPAKQIAAS
- a CDS encoding PEP-CTERM sorting domain-containing protein — encoded protein: MKIGLRANRALALSLALGVVGAAYGQIGQGVYVVNTGHVIATFQGSSAGYDSELYLDQAGVGPIFPNHSTSVGTTFDLGIFNAGDELIFRLRVVNTGDDWKTGGGYRNADGLAHANIVMNWNNTGETWVGFEDLYGGGDQDYDDHTFSFSNTAVPEPASLMVLGLGGLALIRRKR
- a CDS encoding PepSY domain-containing protein; amino-acid sequence: MFHFLRATHRWIGIVCSLFLIVLACTGFLLALKKRFDWIQPTAQEGQSLANMYEVIPIGQVAEAVFAVGIPELQTHEDFYRFELHVSKNLFKVMSKEGYHEVQVDARTGKVLSVGRRNDNLIESIHDLSLFGDPTHDWGLPLVALGLFTLGSSGMYMFSVPLVRRARFRRQQAKRAGAADG
- a CDS encoding DUF1326 domain-containing protein, with the protein product MKQVSTRAGLIMATFAISLIALAGPAKHAAPAKKGTWHIKADYIEACSCNLFCQCYFATRPEGEAFCEFNNAVHIVKGNVGDVNLDNTYVWLSGDLGGDFSKGQMKGAVITFNKGTTKKQKDAIVFLIQKVYPVKWESIKMDEAPITWKRTGNNGYAKLGDKGEVKLVGNKGSNGKPSVIKNLVYWGAHKNDGFELAYSTHHYKGNGYDYSHKNKNGFFITIESSGKM
- a CDS encoding heavy-metal-associated domain-containing protein, producing the protein MLHKAVIFGVLLSSLPVWVGSENSSASFHVGAMSCTSCEKAIRSNLAKFKPVEVVLADAGKKRVELKFAPDKVSLQQILKVIAGKDGHYEARLALQYVDDKLSAAQAEKTRAALTKVPGVRAASMPDKDRIILLTFRDQPPAYLPAILKAAEESGGTLRDPESATAN
- a CDS encoding prepilin-type N-terminal cleavage/methylation domain-containing protein encodes the protein MNIAVRPLIGSCPVKKGAFTLIELLVVIAIIAILAAILFPVFSRAKEAAKKTRSLAQMRQLSASVMMYAGDYDDYFPPATMRSFVVSETPTIWTQILDPYVKNKEIFIPAGTDAGFATDWFSRRHQGIGYSDATGVDPYSTATPGSAGPGTEGFRSAVNFSQAEEAARTGLFAVTANGPEGDTTSKHRGYVFNPYNGMNSPDGDYLKGLPLISDRDLVVDPNDKNYPNSPNLPVRELKPIFCRYGADKQGHGTSPIVFADGHVKVFTADGLNKFGAVIWRFR